A window of Sphingobacterium sp. SRCM116780 contains these coding sequences:
- the lysA gene encoding diaminopimelate decarboxylase: protein MMKENIGDRFVGKETPFYYYDMKVLEETLDAAYVASNKRGFHVHFALKSNFNSRLLSMIQSKGFGGDCVSGNEVQRAIDAGFAAKMITFAGVGKSDKEIKSALSHDIFAFNVESIQELEVINELAAEQGRKAKVALRINPNVDAHTHHYITTGLDENKFGVTNAELEKAAAIIRKCENIELIGLHFHIGSQITDMNVFKSLCVKVNEWKNWFEEHGVTIKVLNVGGGLGVDYHHPDAKAIPDFEAYFDIFDKFLERNPQQEVHFELGRALVAQCGSLISKVLYVKNGLKKNFLILDAGMTELMRPALYQAFHKIEKLGDAAATELVNYDVVGPICESSDCFGKEVSLPLSQRGDLIAIRTAGAYGEVMASRYNLREEIRYVYSDDLA, encoded by the coding sequence ATGATGAAGGAAAATATAGGTGATCGTTTCGTAGGAAAAGAAACACCATTTTATTATTATGATATGAAAGTCCTCGAAGAGACATTGGATGCAGCTTATGTGGCATCGAATAAAAGAGGTTTTCACGTTCATTTTGCGTTGAAGTCAAATTTCAATAGTCGTTTGCTATCGATGATTCAAAGTAAAGGCTTTGGAGGAGATTGTGTCAGTGGAAATGAGGTGCAACGCGCTATCGATGCTGGATTTGCTGCCAAGATGATCACTTTTGCAGGTGTTGGTAAGTCGGATAAAGAAATTAAATCAGCTTTATCACATGATATCTTTGCCTTTAATGTGGAATCTATTCAAGAACTTGAAGTGATTAATGAGCTGGCTGCAGAACAGGGGCGTAAAGCTAAGGTGGCCTTACGTATTAATCCAAATGTAGATGCACATACCCATCATTATATCACGACTGGGTTGGATGAAAATAAATTTGGCGTAACAAATGCGGAATTAGAAAAGGCTGCTGCTATTATTCGGAAATGCGAAAATATTGAATTAATAGGTTTGCACTTTCATATTGGTTCTCAGATAACGGATATGAATGTTTTCAAAAGCCTGTGTGTGAAAGTTAATGAGTGGAAGAATTGGTTTGAAGAGCATGGAGTTACGATCAAAGTTTTGAATGTTGGAGGAGGTCTAGGCGTTGATTATCATCACCCTGATGCGAAAGCAATACCAGATTTTGAAGCTTATTTCGATATTTTTGATAAATTCTTAGAAAGAAACCCACAGCAAGAAGTTCATTTTGAATTGGGAAGAGCATTGGTTGCACAGTGTGGTTCACTCATTAGCAAAGTTCTTTATGTAAAGAATGGATTAAAAAAGAATTTTTTAATTTTAGATGCAGGGATGACCGAATTAATGCGACCAGCACTTTACCAAGCTTTTCATAAAATTGAAAAACTAGGAGATGCTGCTGCAACAGAATTGGTTAATTACGATGTCGTAGGTCCAATCTGTGAAAGCTCAGATTGTTTTGGTAAAGAAGTTAGCTTACCGCTATCTCAAAGAGGAGATCTTATCGCTATTCGTACAGCAGGTGCATATGGTGAAGTGATGGCTTCTCGTTATAATCTTAGGGAAGAAATTCGCTATGTTTATAGCGATGATTTAGCGTAA
- a CDS encoding aspartate kinase yields MKILKFGGTSVGSAERIKGLLDIVNPSERQIVVLSAVSGTTNALVEIGQAYLADKKDLAKDLIKKHKDKYEDLIKELFKTEEGYKNGKSLIDSHFNFIEGFANELFTSIEDKIILAQGELISTALFHFHLQEINVPSVLLPALDFMKIDEDNEPVVGYIGEKLSAILAKYPENTLFITQGFICRNSFGEIDNLRRGGSDYTASLIGAAIGAEEVQIWTDIDGMHNNDPRIIKNTTPIAHLSFDEAAELAYFGAKILHPQSVFPAQKYNVPVRLLNTMDPQAKGTLISKEGAQKGIIRAIAAKDGITAIHIHSSRMLLAYGFLRKVFEIFERYKTPIDMITTSEVAVSVTIDDTTNLKDIIAEVEDFGTVAVDEHQTIVCVVGDFGMNTHGYAARVLDAVKHLPIRMISYGGSNYNISILLNSDHKIEALKSLHNRLF; encoded by the coding sequence ATGAAAATTTTAAAATTTGGTGGTACATCTGTCGGTAGTGCAGAGCGCATCAAAGGGTTGTTAGACATCGTAAACCCTTCCGAGCGTCAAATTGTTGTGTTGTCAGCCGTATCGGGGACAACAAATGCTTTAGTAGAAATCGGTCAAGCTTATTTAGCAGATAAGAAGGACTTAGCAAAGGATTTAATAAAGAAGCATAAAGACAAGTACGAAGACCTAATTAAAGAATTATTCAAAACTGAAGAAGGCTATAAGAACGGGAAAAGTTTAATCGATTCTCACTTCAATTTTATTGAAGGTTTCGCGAATGAACTTTTTACTTCTATTGAGGATAAAATTATTTTAGCACAAGGAGAGTTAATTTCAACAGCTTTATTCCATTTTCATTTACAAGAAATCAATGTTCCGTCGGTGTTGTTACCTGCATTGGATTTCATGAAAATTGATGAAGATAATGAACCTGTAGTTGGTTATATCGGAGAGAAATTATCAGCGATATTAGCTAAATACCCTGAAAATACATTGTTTATTACGCAAGGCTTTATTTGTCGGAATTCTTTTGGGGAGATTGATAATTTACGTCGTGGGGGATCTGATTATACGGCATCATTAATTGGTGCTGCTATTGGTGCGGAAGAGGTTCAAATTTGGACAGATATTGATGGCATGCATAATAACGACCCACGTATCATAAAAAATACAACTCCAATTGCTCATCTGAGTTTTGATGAAGCAGCTGAATTAGCCTATTTCGGTGCTAAGATTTTACATCCACAGTCTGTTTTTCCGGCTCAGAAATATAATGTTCCTGTCCGACTATTGAATACAATGGATCCACAGGCAAAGGGAACATTAATCAGTAAAGAGGGGGCTCAAAAGGGTATTATTCGTGCAATTGCGGCGAAAGATGGTATTACTGCTATTCATATTCATTCTTCACGTATGCTATTAGCTTATGGTTTCCTGCGTAAGGTTTTTGAAATCTTTGAACGTTATAAAACGCCAATTGATATGATCACAACATCTGAAGTTGCTGTTTCGGTGACCATTGATGATACAACAAACTTAAAAGATATCATTGCAGAAGTGGAAGATTTTGGAACAGTTGCTGTTGATGAGCATCAAACCATTGTGTGTGTGGTTGGTGATTTTGGTATGAACACACATGGGTATGCTGCACGTGTATTGGATGCAGTAAAACATTTGCCTATTCGTATGATTTCTTATGGTGGTTCAAATTATAATATATCTATTTTATTAAATTCTGATCATAAAATAGAAGCACTGAAGTCATTACATAACCGTTTATTTTAA
- the bla gene encoding BlaB/IND/MUS family subclass B1 metallo-beta-lactamase, whose protein sequence is MKINFKTALIKMYVISIFSLSITSLFAQNPVLKIEKINPKLYVHTTYNVFNGQQYSANGLYLITKKGVVIFDTPWDQTQYQPLLDSIKNKHHLPVIAIFASHWHEDRAGGFAYYNKIGVPTYATAQTNTILKANNKASSTKEIVLGKTYRIGGEKFKIEYFGEGHSLDNTVVWFPKYQVLNGGCLIKSAEATNLGFVGDGNVAAWPATIQKLEHAHPVIKKVISGHDNWKLDGHLERTKELLNQK, encoded by the coding sequence ATGAAGATTAACTTCAAAACAGCATTAATAAAGATGTATGTAATAAGTATTTTTTCCTTAAGCATTACCTCTTTATTTGCACAAAATCCAGTTCTTAAAATAGAAAAAATCAATCCCAAGCTCTATGTCCATACGACTTATAATGTGTTTAATGGACAACAATATTCAGCAAATGGTCTGTATTTAATTACCAAAAAAGGAGTGGTAATTTTTGATACCCCTTGGGATCAAACCCAATACCAGCCTTTATTGGATTCCATTAAGAACAAGCATCATTTGCCCGTTATAGCCATTTTTGCTTCGCATTGGCATGAAGACCGAGCAGGAGGTTTTGCTTACTACAATAAGATTGGTGTCCCGACTTATGCAACAGCACAAACCAATACGATACTAAAAGCAAATAATAAAGCAAGTTCAACAAAAGAAATTGTTTTAGGAAAAACATATCGTATTGGCGGTGAAAAATTTAAGATTGAATATTTTGGAGAAGGTCACAGCTTGGATAATACCGTTGTTTGGTTTCCAAAATATCAGGTCTTAAACGGTGGATGTTTAATTAAAAGTGCAGAAGCAACGAATCTAGGATTTGTAGGAGATGGAAATGTAGCAGCATGGCCAGCTACCATACAAAAACTAGAACATGCACATCCTGTTATCAAAAAAGTGATCAGTGGTCATGATAATTGGAAATTAGATGGACATCTAGAGAGAACAAAGGAATTACTAAATCAGAAATAA
- the rpoN gene encoding RNA polymerase factor sigma-54, protein MLKQTLQQKLLQKLSPQQIQFIKLLQVPTVSLDARIKEELEENPALEDGSLANMAEPNEEYPDRDPDDNFDSEESYEGDEFNVDEYIQEDDYSDYSNNYNYADDEDDKKEIPIAVQDSFFENLQQQLDLLALDDRDFLIGQQIIGSLDDDGYLRRPILSLIDDLAFSQNVIADENEVLDMLKVIQDFEPAGIGARDLQECLLIQLQKKDQNNPIIIQAIKVVKNYLDEFTKKHYDKLEKSLGLSSEDLKNIVNEILKLNPKPGDSGAVAGKQLHVIPDFHITNNDGVLHLTLNGRNAPELRVSRSYQSMFEHYEKSDQKDKKMKEAVQFVKQKLDSAKWFIDAIKQRQQTLLKTMNAIMEYQYDYFLTGDDVKLKPMILKDIADRIAMDISTVSRVANSKYVQTEFGTFLLKSFFSEAIQTDSGEEVSNKEVKKILEECISNEDKRKPLADEKLTEILKDKGYNIARRTVAKYREALNIPVARLRKEL, encoded by the coding sequence ATGTTAAAGCAAACCTTACAACAAAAGTTATTACAAAAACTATCTCCTCAGCAGATTCAGTTTATTAAACTTTTACAGGTACCTACCGTCTCTTTAGATGCGCGTATTAAAGAAGAATTAGAAGAAAATCCAGCGCTTGAAGACGGAAGTTTAGCAAACATGGCTGAACCAAACGAAGAATATCCAGATCGTGATCCTGATGACAATTTTGATAGTGAGGAAAGTTATGAAGGAGACGAATTCAATGTCGATGAATATATACAGGAGGATGATTACAGTGATTATTCCAACAATTACAATTACGCAGATGATGAGGACGATAAAAAAGAAATCCCTATCGCTGTACAAGACTCATTCTTTGAAAACTTACAACAACAACTCGATTTATTAGCTTTAGATGATCGTGATTTTTTAATCGGCCAACAGATTATTGGAAGCTTAGATGATGACGGATATTTGAGAAGACCCATATTAAGTTTGATTGATGATCTTGCTTTTTCTCAAAATGTGATTGCTGATGAAAATGAAGTACTAGACATGCTGAAAGTTATTCAAGACTTTGAGCCTGCAGGAATTGGTGCACGAGATCTTCAAGAATGCTTACTGATCCAATTACAAAAGAAAGATCAAAATAATCCCATCATTATTCAAGCAATTAAAGTAGTCAAAAATTATCTTGACGAGTTTACCAAGAAGCATTATGACAAACTTGAAAAATCATTAGGGTTGAGTTCCGAAGATTTGAAAAACATTGTCAATGAGATCTTGAAATTGAACCCCAAACCTGGGGATTCAGGTGCGGTTGCAGGAAAACAGCTCCATGTAATTCCTGATTTCCATATCACCAATAATGATGGTGTATTACACCTAACATTGAATGGTAGAAATGCTCCCGAGCTACGTGTCAGCAGATCATACCAAAGCATGTTTGAGCATTACGAAAAATCTGATCAAAAAGATAAAAAAATGAAAGAAGCAGTTCAATTTGTTAAGCAAAAATTGGACTCTGCAAAATGGTTTATTGACGCCATCAAACAAAGACAACAGACGTTGCTAAAAACCATGAATGCAATCATGGAATATCAATACGACTATTTCTTAACAGGAGATGATGTAAAGTTAAAACCAATGATATTAAAAGATATCGCAGATCGTATCGCCATGGATATCTCCACGGTTTCTCGTGTTGCCAACTCCAAATATGTGCAAACAGAATTCGGTACTTTCCTATTAAAATCATTCTTTTCAGAAGCCATTCAAACAGATTCAGGCGAAGAAGTTTCAAACAAAGAAGTTAAAAAAATATTGGAGGAATGTATTTCGAATGAAGATAAGCGCAAACCTCTCGCTGATGAAAAATTAACTGAAATCTTAAAAGATAAAGGTTACAACATTGCTCGGCGAACCGTCGCCAAATATAGAGAAGCACTGAACATACCAGTAGCTCGACTACGTAAAGAATTATAA
- a CDS encoding D-2-hydroxyacid dehydrogenase, whose translation MRILANDGIDPIGKKILENAGFEVDTNHIPQAELAEKLQQYDAITVRSATQVRQALIDVCPNLKVIGRGGVGMDNIDVDYARSKGIAVVNTPAASSLSVAELVFAHLLNGVRFLYDANRQMPVSGDTKFGSLKKAYAGGVELRGKTLGVVGFGRIGRETAKIGLGLGMDVVYYDLFEGPKTLILNLTQGIEVELPVQQIEMEELLKTSDFITLHVPFLDKPAIGQAEFALLKDQVGLVNASRGGVIDELALIEALNAGKVAFAGLDVFDNEPTPRTEILKHPKISLTPHIGAATNEAQERIGEELAQLIIENLKK comes from the coding sequence ATGAGAATATTAGCAAATGATGGTATTGATCCAATAGGAAAAAAAATATTGGAAAATGCTGGATTTGAGGTAGACACAAATCATATACCGCAAGCAGAATTGGCGGAAAAATTACAACAATACGATGCGATTACAGTACGTAGTGCTACGCAAGTTAGACAGGCTTTAATTGATGTTTGCCCTAATTTGAAAGTTATTGGTCGTGGTGGAGTGGGTATGGATAATATTGATGTGGACTATGCGCGTTCAAAAGGTATAGCTGTAGTCAATACACCTGCAGCCTCTTCATTGTCTGTTGCTGAGCTTGTGTTTGCTCATCTTTTAAATGGCGTACGTTTCCTATATGATGCTAATCGTCAAATGCCAGTTTCTGGTGATACTAAATTTGGCTCTTTGAAAAAAGCATATGCTGGTGGAGTAGAGCTAAGAGGTAAGACGTTAGGTGTTGTTGGCTTTGGACGTATTGGTCGTGAAACAGCGAAAATTGGTCTGGGATTGGGCATGGATGTCGTGTACTATGATTTATTTGAAGGACCAAAAACCTTAATACTAAATTTGACACAAGGTATCGAGGTTGAACTTCCTGTTCAACAAATCGAAATGGAAGAGTTATTGAAAACTTCAGATTTCATTACGTTACATGTTCCATTTTTAGATAAACCAGCTATTGGTCAAGCAGAGTTTGCTTTATTGAAAGATCAAGTTGGTTTGGTAAATGCATCACGTGGTGGTGTAATTGATGAATTGGCGTTAATTGAAGCGTTAAATGCAGGAAAAGTTGCTTTTGCTGGCTTAGATGTATTCGATAATGAGCCAACACCAAGAACTGAAATCTTGAAACATCCGAAAATTTCTTTAACTCCACATATTGGAGCAGCAACAAATGAAGCACAAGAACGCATTGGCGAAGAATTGGCTCAGTTGATTATTGAGAATCTGAAGAAGTAG
- the serC gene encoding 3-phosphoserine/phosphohydroxythreonine transaminase codes for MKHNFGAGPCILPKEVFQEASQAVIDFNNTGLSILEISHRSKEFEAVLDEAIKLVRELLNVPQGYSILFLQGGASLQFAMVAMNLLPEGGKAAYLDTGVWATKAAKEAKKIGQVEVIASSSDKNYTYIPKNVTVPADAAYFHYTSNNTIYGTEVFDVPASNVPVVVDMSSDIFSRQITVSDFDLIYAGAQKNMGPAGATLVIVKDEILGKTGRVIPSILDYSAHIAAGSMYNTPPVFSIYVSLLNLRWLKAKGGVSVIEQENIIKARTLYDEIDRNPFFKGTAVVEDRSRMNVTFIMDSAELEAEFLALSKERELIGIKGHRSVGGFRASIYNALSITSINALVDAMKEFEELHK; via the coding sequence ATGAAACATAATTTTGGAGCAGGTCCTTGCATTCTGCCAAAGGAAGTTTTTCAAGAAGCTTCACAAGCTGTAATTGATTTTAATAATACAGGTTTATCAATTTTAGAAATTTCGCACCGTTCCAAAGAATTCGAAGCTGTACTGGATGAAGCAATAAAATTGGTTCGCGAATTGTTAAATGTACCTCAGGGATATTCCATTTTGTTTTTACAGGGTGGTGCAAGTTTACAATTTGCCATGGTTGCGATGAATTTATTGCCTGAGGGTGGTAAAGCTGCTTATTTAGATACAGGTGTTTGGGCTACAAAAGCTGCTAAAGAAGCAAAAAAAATAGGTCAAGTCGAAGTGATTGCTTCATCAAGTGATAAAAATTACACTTACATTCCTAAAAATGTAACCGTTCCTGCTGATGCAGCTTATTTTCATTATACGTCAAATAATACGATTTATGGCACCGAAGTATTTGATGTTCCAGCTTCAAATGTTCCTGTTGTGGTTGATATGTCTTCCGATATTTTTAGCCGTCAGATAACTGTTTCTGATTTTGATCTTATCTATGCCGGAGCGCAAAAAAATATGGGCCCTGCAGGCGCTACATTAGTGATTGTGAAAGATGAGATTTTAGGTAAAACAGGTCGTGTCATACCTTCTATTTTAGATTATTCGGCTCATATAGCTGCTGGATCAATGTATAACACGCCTCCAGTATTTTCAATTTACGTATCCTTATTAAATCTACGTTGGTTGAAAGCGAAAGGCGGTGTATCGGTAATCGAACAAGAAAATATCATTAAAGCACGTACTTTATATGATGAAATTGACCGCAATCCTTTCTTTAAGGGAACTGCTGTTGTGGAAGATCGTTCTCGCATGAATGTCACTTTTATTATGGATTCTGCAGAATTAGAAGCAGAGTTTTTGGCTTTATCAAAAGAGCGTGAGCTTATTGGTATCAAAGGTCATCGTTCAGTAGGTGGTTTTAGAGCGTCTATATACAATGCATTGTCGATTACAAGTATCAATGCTTTGGTAGATGCGATGAAAGAGTTTGAAGAATTACACAAATAA
- a CDS encoding ADP-ribosylglycohydrolase family protein — protein sequence MIELENFEQHLNTLSFHDWNKLFELIPQIEKNQKFREPKDSEKLKNGSYSFPYWASSELVDKTFEIINTLNLVPIFDWTSWIAGKTILNDKEFDYLKLDTITLCKLFTLIIRADRFSEGFMASCFESGVMLKIIKALKNRSNQKINIDVVRSALFGVAVGDALGVPVEFKSRETISRNKVTDMIGFGTYNLLPGTWSDDSSLTFCLAEALTNGFDLHEIGQNFIKWAYEGYWTPRGIVFDIGIATSQAIYRLKKGEIPELAGGFDEYENGNGSLMRILPLLFYISDKPLNERYQKIKQVSSITHGHIRSVIACFYYLEFAKQLIEQKDKFEIYQNLKVEITNFLITLSINQSEISWFDSLLKSNIYEQTEANIKSSGYVLHTIEASIWCLLTTNNYKDAVLKAVNLGEDTDTTGAVTGGLAGLLYGINNIPKSWLQQLARKKDIENLAERFAKKFARH from the coding sequence ATGATTGAATTAGAAAATTTTGAGCAACATTTAAATACTTTATCATTCCACGATTGGAATAAACTTTTTGAATTAATTCCTCAAATTGAAAAAAATCAAAAATTTAGAGAACCTAAAGATTCTGAAAAACTTAAAAATGGTTCTTATTCATTTCCATATTGGGCATCATCTGAATTAGTAGACAAAACGTTTGAAATTATTAATACGTTAAACCTTGTACCAATATTTGATTGGACTTCTTGGATAGCGGGTAAAACTATTTTAAATGACAAAGAATTTGATTATTTAAAACTGGACACCATTACACTATGTAAACTATTTACTTTAATTATTAGAGCAGATAGATTTAGTGAAGGATTTATGGCGTCTTGTTTTGAAAGCGGAGTGATGTTGAAAATTATTAAAGCATTGAAAAATCGTTCAAATCAAAAAATAAATATAGATGTAGTAAGGTCAGCACTTTTTGGTGTCGCTGTGGGGGACGCATTAGGAGTGCCTGTTGAGTTTAAAAGCAGAGAAACAATAAGCAGGAACAAAGTTACTGATATGATTGGCTTTGGAACATACAATTTACTTCCTGGAACTTGGTCAGATGACAGCTCATTGACTTTCTGTCTCGCTGAAGCATTGACGAATGGATTTGACCTTCATGAAATAGGACAAAACTTTATAAAATGGGCTTATGAAGGTTATTGGACACCAAGAGGAATTGTTTTTGATATAGGAATTGCTACAAGTCAAGCTATTTACAGACTAAAAAAAGGAGAAATTCCAGAGCTAGCAGGGGGATTTGATGAATATGAAAATGGCAATGGTTCTCTTATGAGAATTTTACCATTATTATTTTACATTTCAGACAAACCATTGAATGAACGATACCAAAAAATAAAACAAGTTTCGTCTATTACACACGGACATATTCGTTCAGTAATTGCTTGTTTCTATTATCTTGAGTTTGCCAAACAACTGATAGAGCAGAAAGACAAATTTGAGATTTATCAAAATCTAAAAGTAGAAATTACGAATTTTTTGATTACGCTTTCAATTAACCAATCGGAAATTTCATGGTTTGACAGTTTGCTAAAATCAAACATTTACGAACAAACAGAAGCTAATATAAAAAGTAGTGGTTATGTCCTTCATACCATTGAAGCAAGTATCTGGTGTTTACTTACAACAAATAATTATAAAGATGCTGTTCTAAAAGCTGTAAATCTAGGAGAAGATACTGATACAACAGGAGCTGTCACAGGCGGACTCGCAGGACTATTATATGGAATTAATAATATTCCTAAAAGTTGGTTACAACAATTAGCAAGAAAAAAAGATATTGAAAATCTAGCAGAACGGTTTGCGAAAAAATTTGCTCGCCACTAA
- a CDS encoding agmatine/peptidylarginine deiminase, with translation MNTVNTALYPKDLGYTFPAEWEKHEATWLSWPHKNESWPDRIHLIFPAYAQFIAELTKGEKVRINVKNEEMKAFALSYIEQTDADLNQVEFFFHETNDAWCRDHGPAFLINRQQPDHKKVIVDWGFNAWGGKYPPFENDDVIPTKIAKAFNLPVFYPGIIMEGGSVEFNGAGALLTSKSCLLNENRNPEHTQEQIEEYLKNYYGVSQILWVEDGIVGDDTDGHVDDTIRFINEDTVLTVIEDHIEDDNYELLQTNLRQLQEMKLEDGRSLNIITLPMPDGVYCEGERLPASYANFYIANKSVIVPTYRCAKDTIALDIIQKCFPDRKVVGIDSTDIIWGLGSFHCLSQQEPAI, from the coding sequence TTGAATACAGTAAATACAGCATTATATCCTAAAGATTTAGGATATACATTTCCTGCAGAATGGGAAAAACATGAAGCAACCTGGTTATCTTGGCCACATAAGAATGAATCATGGCCAGACCGCATCCACTTGATATTTCCTGCTTATGCCCAATTCATTGCTGAATTGACAAAAGGCGAAAAAGTAAGGATTAATGTTAAAAACGAAGAGATGAAGGCATTTGCCTTATCCTACATTGAGCAAACAGATGCTGATTTAAATCAAGTGGAATTCTTTTTTCATGAAACCAATGATGCTTGGTGTCGTGACCATGGACCTGCTTTCCTAATCAATCGTCAACAGCCTGATCATAAAAAAGTAATTGTCGATTGGGGTTTTAATGCTTGGGGAGGAAAATATCCACCCTTTGAAAATGACGATGTTATCCCAACAAAAATAGCAAAAGCATTTAATCTACCTGTCTTCTACCCTGGAATTATTATGGAAGGTGGTTCCGTAGAATTTAATGGTGCTGGAGCTTTATTAACTTCCAAATCCTGTTTATTAAATGAGAATCGGAATCCTGAACATACACAAGAACAAATTGAAGAATACCTAAAAAATTACTACGGTGTTTCACAAATATTGTGGGTAGAGGATGGAATTGTTGGTGATGATACAGATGGACATGTTGATGACACCATTCGATTTATCAATGAAGATACCGTTTTGACAGTTATTGAAGACCATATAGAAGACGATAATTACGAATTGTTGCAAACGAATTTACGTCAATTGCAAGAAATGAAACTTGAAGATGGACGTTCCTTAAATATCATCACATTACCGATGCCAGATGGCGTTTACTGTGAAGGAGAACGTTTACCTGCATCTTATGCAAATTTTTACATTGCCAATAAATCCGTGATTGTCCCGACCTATCGTTGTGCTAAAGATACAATTGCATTAGATATTATTCAAAAATGTTTTCCTGATCGAAAGGTTGTAGGTATTGATTCCACAGATATTATTTGGGGGCTGGGCAGTTTTCATTGTTTAAGTCAACAAGAACCTGCTATTTAA
- a CDS encoding carbon-nitrogen hydrolase — translation MSKVKVGVVQMTCGSDKQENLNKAIEQVKEAAAKGAQIVCLQELFTSLYFCDVEDYDNFNLAEAIPGPSTDALSTVAKACGVVIIASLFEKRAQGLYHNTTAILDADGSYLGKYRKMHIPDDPAFYEKFYFTPGDLGYKVFKTKFGKIGVLICWDQWYPEASRITALMGADILFYPTAIGWDTTQDEETNQDQYNAWQTIQRSHAVANGVPVVSVNRVGFEQEGAMKFWGGSFVANAQGKLLYLASHDQEETEVIELDLSQTDYFRKHWPFLRDRRIETYAPITKRFIDED, via the coding sequence ATGAGCAAAGTAAAAGTTGGTGTTGTACAGATGACTTGTGGATCCGATAAACAAGAAAATCTAAACAAAGCGATTGAGCAAGTAAAAGAAGCTGCAGCAAAAGGAGCACAAATAGTATGTCTTCAAGAGCTTTTCACTTCTTTATACTTCTGTGATGTAGAAGACTATGATAATTTTAATTTAGCAGAAGCTATTCCAGGGCCGTCAACAGACGCGTTATCTACCGTTGCTAAAGCATGTGGAGTTGTTATCATTGCTTCTCTATTTGAAAAGCGTGCGCAAGGACTATATCATAACACGACTGCCATTTTAGATGCTGACGGTTCTTATTTAGGTAAATACCGTAAGATGCATATCCCTGATGATCCCGCATTCTACGAAAAATTCTACTTTACACCTGGTGATTTAGGATATAAAGTATTTAAAACAAAATTTGGTAAAATTGGTGTCTTGATTTGTTGGGATCAATGGTATCCTGAAGCATCTCGTATAACCGCTTTAATGGGTGCAGATATTTTGTTTTATCCAACAGCAATTGGTTGGGATACCACACAAGATGAAGAAACAAACCAAGATCAATATAATGCTTGGCAAACCATACAACGCTCCCATGCAGTGGCTAATGGTGTTCCAGTTGTATCTGTAAACCGAGTAGGCTTTGAACAAGAAGGAGCGATGAAATTTTGGGGAGGAAGCTTTGTTGCTAATGCGCAAGGAAAACTGTTATACCTCGCTTCACATGATCAAGAAGAGACTGAAGTAATTGAATTAGATTTGTCTCAAACCGATTATTTCCGCAAGCATTGGCCGTTCTTAAGAGACAGAAGAATAGAAACTTACGCTCCTATAACAAAACGATTTATTGATGAAGATTAA